The following are encoded in a window of Vigna unguiculata cultivar IT97K-499-35 chromosome 8, ASM411807v1, whole genome shotgun sequence genomic DNA:
- the LOC114195036 gene encoding rust resistance kinase Lr10-like, producing the protein MTAARGTLGYIAPEVFSRNFGNVSYKSDIYSYGMLLLEMVGGRKNTNVSVEDSFQVLYPEWIHNLVEGKDVEISVEDEGDTKIAKKLAIVGLWCIQWNPADRPSMKTVVQMLEGDGYELVAPPSPLHISGSSTTNTIVPARRQNFELEVIHEIEENSVDHF; encoded by the coding sequence ATGACTGCAGCCAGGGGAACTTTGGGCTACATTGCCCCTGAAGTTTTCTCTCGGAATTTTGGTAATGTTTCTTACAAGTCTGACATTTACAGCTATGGAATGTTGCTGTTAGAGATGGTAGGAGGAAGAAAGAATACAAATGTGTCAGTTGAGGACAGTTTCCAAGTTCTGTACCCAGAATGGATCCATAACTTGGTGGAAGGAAAAGATGTGGAAATTAGCGTTGAGGATGAGGGAGATACTAAAATTGCCAAGAAACTTGCCATTGTAGGACTTTGGTGCATTCAGTGGAACCCAGCGGATCGTCCTTCCATGAAAACTGTGGTACAAATGCTTGAAGGGGATGGATATGAGTTAGTAGCACCCCCTTCCCCTTTGCATATTTCTGGTTCTTCTACAACAAATACCATAGTTCCAGCCAGAcgtcaaaattttgaattggagGTTATTCATGAAATAGAAGAAAACAGTGTCGATCACTTTTAG